One genomic region from Gossypium hirsutum isolate 1008001.06 chromosome D13, Gossypium_hirsutum_v2.1, whole genome shotgun sequence encodes:
- the LOC107920761 gene encoding probable galactinol--sucrose galactosyltransferase 1, whose translation MTVGAGICVSDDGKLMVLGNCVLHDVPDNIVVLPASGDALANGAFIGVVSDKTGCRRVFPVGKLQGLRFMCVFRFKMWWMTQRMGACGQDIPFETQFLIVEARDGSGNGDDSAVYVVFLPILEGDFRAVLQGNERNELEICLESGDPAVDEFEGNHLVFVAAGSDPFDVITNAVKSVEKHLQTFSHRERKKMPDMLNWFGWCTWDAFYTNVTSESLKEGLESLEKGGIHPKFLIIDDGWQSVAMDSHGTEFRADNAANFANRLTNIKENHKFQKDGKEGHRVEDPALGLRHIVTEIKQKHALKYAYVWHAITGYWGGVRPDVTEMEHYESKVVYPISSPGVESNEPDQALDSITKNGLGLVNPEKVFNFYDELHAYLATAGIDGVKVDVQNILETLGAGNGGRVKLARKYHQALEASIAGNFANNDIISCMSHNTDGLYSAKRTAVIRASDDFWPRDPASHTIHIASVAYNTVFLGEFMQPDWDMFHSLHPMAEYHGAARAVGGCAIYYSDKPGQHDFDLLKKLVLPDGSILRAKLPGRPTRDCLFSDPARDGKSLLKIWNLNEFTGVMGVFNCQGAGWCRVGKTNVIHDKQPDTITGYVRARDVDYLPKVAGDEWNGDSIIYSHLGGELTYLPNDATMPITLKARQYEVFTVVPVKILSNGCKFAPIGLIKMFNSGGAIKDFRYHHANIDMKIRGCGVFGAYSSTRPKRITVETEEVSFEYEDASGLVTLSLRVPEEELYVWSIAIEV comes from the exons ATGACTGTTGGGGCTGGGATTTGTGTGAGTGATGATGGGAAGTTAATGGTGTTGGGAAACTGTGTTCTTCACGATGTTCCTGACAACATCGTGGTGCTTCCAGCCTCTGGTGATGCATTGGCTAATGGAGCTTTCATCGGTGTTGTTTCAGATAAGACGGGTTGCCGCAGGGTCTTCCCCGTTGGCAAACTTCA GGGACTGCGTTTTATGTGTGTTTTCCGATTCAAAATGTGGTGGATGACGCAGAGGATGGGAGCATGTGGTCAAGATATCCCCTTCGAAACCCAGTTTTTGATTGTGGAGGCACGCGATGGCTCCGGAAATGGAGACGATTCCGCCGTATATGTTGTGTTTTTACCGATTCTTGAAGGGGATTTCAGGGCTGTTCTTCAAGGCAATGAAAGAAATGAGCTGGAGATTTGTTTGGAAAGTG GGGATCCAGCTGTTGATGAGTTTGAAGGGAATCATTTGGTTTTTGTGGCAGCTGGATCAGATCCATTTGATGTCATCACCAATGCTGTGAA GTCTGTGGAAAAACATTTGCAGACGTTTTCGCATCGTGAGAGGAAGAAG ATGCCAGACATGTTGAACTGGTTCGGTTGGTGTACATGGGATGCTTTCTACACCAATGTCACCTCTGAGAGTTTAAAGGAAGGATTGGAAAG CTTGGAGAAAGGTGGGATTCATCCAAAGTTTCTTATTATTGATGACGGATGGCAATCTGTTGCCATGGATTCACATGGAACTGAATTCAGAGCTGATAATGCAGCCAA TTTTGCAAACAGGTTGACAAATATCAAAGAGAACCATAAATTTCAGAAAGATGGCAAAGAGGGTCACAGAGTAGAGGATCCAGCTTTGGGGCTTCGCCACATTGTCACCGAAATCAAACAAAAACATGCCTTGAAGTATGCTTATGTCTGGCATGCAATTACAGGGTATTGGGGAGGTGTTAGACCTGATGTTACCGAAATGGAACACTATGAATCCAAAGTGGTTTACCCTATTTCATCTCCTGGAGTTGAGTCAAATGAGCCTGATCAAGCTTTGGACAGCATAACTAAGAATGGTCTTGGCCTTGTTAACCCTGAAAAGGTTTTCAACTTCTATGATGAACTTCATGCATACCTTGCTACGGCCGGTATTGACGGAGTCAAAGTTGATGTTCAGAACATCCTTGAAACTCTCGGTGCGGGCAATGGTGGAAGAGTGAAACTTGCTAGAAAATATCATCAGGCTTTAGAGGCATCAATTGCTGGGAACTTTGCTAACAATGATATAATCTCTTGTATGAGTCATAACACAGATGGTTTATACAG TGCAAAACGAACCGCCGTTATTAGGGCATCGGATGATTTCTGGCCTAGAGATCCGGCATCCCACACAATTCATATTGCATCAGTTGCATACAACACTGTTTTCCTTGGGGAATTTATGCAACCAGATTGGGACATGTTTCAC AGCCTGCATCCGATGGCCGAATACCATGGAGCAGCCCGTGCTGTTGGAGGATGTGCAAT TTATTACAGTGACAAACCTGGGCAACATGACTTTGACCTACTCAAGAAACTTGTACTTCCTGATGGTTCCATATTGAGAGCCAAACTTCCAGGAAGACCTACAAGGGATTGCTTGTTCTCAGATCCTGCCAGAGATGGGAAAAg CCTTCTAAAGATTTGGAATCTGAACGAGTTCACTGGAGTGATGGGAGTATTCAACTGCCAGGGGGCAGGGTGGTGTAGAGTCGGAAAAACCAATGTCATTCATGATAAACAACCTGATACAATTACAGGATATGTGAGGGCTAGAGATGTAGATTATTTGCCTAAAGTAGCCGGTGATGAATGGAATGGAGATTCTATCATATATTCCCATCTTGGTG GAGAATTGACTTACCTTCCAAATGATGCAACAATGCCGATCACTTTAAAGGCACGACAATATGAAGTTTTCACAGTGGTACCTGTAAAGATATTAAGCAATGGGTGTAAATTTGCTCCCATTGGCTTAATAAAGATGTTCAATTCAGGGGGAGCCATCAAGGATTTCAGATATCATCATGCAAACATAGACATGAAAATCCGAGGGTGTGGCGTGTTCGGAGCCTATTCGTCAACACGACCGAAGAGAATAACTGTTGAAACGGAAGAAGTGAGTTTTGAATACGAAGATGCGTCAGGTTTAGTGACACTTTCATTGAGAGTTCCTGAGGAAGAGTTGTATGTTTGGAGCATAGCCATTGAAGTGTGA